Proteins encoded together in one Mycobacterium simiae window:
- a CDS encoding putative holin, translated as MIPLPRPWLLASAMLVGTAVGLLVGVALTVLIHTPVRPDVVIALVVGLPSVMGLLTILFSGRRWVTMLGTFILALGPGWFGVLVAIEVTAHG; from the coding sequence GTGATCCCTTTACCGCGTCCCTGGCTGCTGGCCAGCGCGATGCTGGTAGGCACCGCGGTCGGCCTGCTGGTCGGTGTGGCGCTGACCGTGCTGATTCACACCCCGGTGCGCCCCGATGTGGTGATCGCACTGGTCGTCGGGCTGCCCAGCGTGATGGGGTTGCTGACCATCCTGTTCTCCGGGCGCCGCTGGGTCACGATGCTGGGCACGTTCATCCTGGCGCTGGGTCCCGGCTGGTTCGGGGTGCTGGTGGCCATCGAGGTGACCGCCCATGGCTGA
- a CDS encoding DUF779 domain-containing protein codes for MCTGVVVTAAAADLLGRLQERHGRVMFHQSGGCCDGSSPMCYPVGDFVVGDRDVLLGILDVGSEGVEVWISGPQYQVWKHTQLVIDVVPGRGGGFSLEAPEGVRFLSRGRVFTDEEKAQLETESVITGAGYERGERPLVRGPVIDPVIDEAVPETCPPRIP; via the coding sequence ATGTGCACCGGCGTCGTCGTCACCGCCGCGGCCGCCGATTTGCTGGGCCGGCTCCAAGAGCGGCACGGCCGGGTGATGTTTCACCAGTCCGGTGGCTGCTGCGACGGGTCGTCGCCGATGTGTTACCCGGTTGGCGACTTCGTCGTGGGTGACCGCGACGTCCTGCTCGGGATCCTCGACGTGGGGTCCGAGGGTGTCGAGGTGTGGATTTCGGGCCCGCAGTACCAGGTCTGGAAGCACACCCAGCTGGTCATCGACGTGGTGCCCGGTCGGGGTGGCGGGTTCAGCCTGGAGGCTCCCGAAGGCGTGCGGTTTCTCAGTCGTGGGCGCGTCTTCACCGACGAGGAAAAGGCCCAGCTAGAGACCGAATCGGTGATTACCGGGGCAGGCTACGAGCGGGGTGAGCGCCCCCTGGTTCGCGGTCCGGTGATTGACCCCGTGATTGATGAAGCCGTGCCGGAAACGTGCCCGCCTCGTATTCCGTGA
- the exaC gene encoding acetaldehyde dehydrogenase ExaC, giving the protein MTVFARPGAAGALMSYESRYDNFIGGQWVAPAQGRYFENPTPVTGQTFCEVARSDEADVDKALDAAHAAAPGWGKASPTERAAVLNKIADRIEANRDALAVAEVWDNGKPIREALAADIPLAADHFRYFAAAIRAQEGSLSQINEDTVAYHFHEPLGVVGQIIPWNFPILMGAWKLAPALAAGNTVVLKPAEQTPASILYLMSLIGDVIPPGVVNIVSGFGVEAGKPLASSDRIAKVSFTGETTTGRLIMQYASQNLIPVTLELGGKSPNIFFSDVMAANDNFQDKALEGFTMFALNQGEVCTCPSRSLIQSDIHDEFLELAAIRTKAVRQGDPLDSETMLGSQASNDQLEKILSYIEIGKGEGAKVVTGGERAELGGDLSGGYYVQPTIFSGNNKMRIFQEEIFGPVVAVTSFSDFADAMGIANDTLYGLGAGVWSRDGNTAYRAGREIKAGRVWVNCYHAYPPHAAFGGYKQSGFGRETHKMALEHYQQTKNLLVSYADKAQGFF; this is encoded by the coding sequence ATGACCGTTTTCGCACGTCCAGGTGCCGCCGGCGCGCTGATGTCGTACGAGTCGCGGTACGACAATTTCATCGGCGGTCAGTGGGTCGCGCCCGCCCAGGGCCGGTACTTCGAGAACCCGACACCGGTGACCGGCCAAACGTTCTGCGAAGTGGCGCGCTCGGACGAGGCCGACGTCGACAAGGCGCTCGACGCCGCGCACGCGGCCGCCCCCGGCTGGGGCAAGGCCTCCCCGACCGAGCGGGCGGCGGTGCTGAACAAGATCGCCGATCGCATCGAGGCGAACAGGGACGCGTTGGCGGTGGCCGAGGTGTGGGACAACGGCAAGCCGATCCGGGAGGCGCTCGCGGCCGATATCCCGCTGGCCGCCGACCATTTCCGCTACTTCGCCGCAGCGATCCGCGCCCAGGAGGGCTCGCTGTCGCAGATCAACGAGGACACCGTCGCCTATCACTTCCACGAGCCGCTCGGCGTCGTCGGGCAGATCATCCCGTGGAACTTCCCCATCCTGATGGGCGCCTGGAAACTGGCCCCGGCGCTGGCCGCCGGGAACACGGTGGTGCTCAAGCCCGCCGAGCAGACCCCGGCGTCAATCCTGTACCTGATGTCGCTGATCGGCGATGTGATCCCGCCGGGCGTGGTGAACATCGTCAGCGGATTCGGCGTCGAGGCCGGCAAGCCGCTGGCGTCCAGTGACCGGATTGCCAAGGTCTCGTTCACGGGGGAAACCACTACGGGCCGGCTGATCATGCAGTACGCCTCGCAGAACCTGATCCCGGTCACCCTCGAACTCGGCGGAAAGAGCCCGAACATCTTCTTTTCCGACGTGATGGCGGCCAACGACAACTTCCAGGACAAGGCGCTGGAGGGCTTCACCATGTTCGCCCTCAATCAGGGCGAGGTCTGCACCTGCCCGTCGCGCAGCCTGATCCAGTCCGACATTCACGACGAGTTTTTGGAGCTCGCCGCGATCCGCACCAAGGCCGTCCGCCAGGGCGACCCGTTGGACAGCGAGACCATGCTGGGCTCGCAGGCGTCCAACGATCAGCTGGAAAAGATCTTGTCCTACATCGAGATCGGCAAGGGGGAGGGCGCCAAGGTCGTCACCGGCGGTGAGCGCGCGGAGCTCGGCGGCGATTTGTCCGGCGGCTACTACGTGCAGCCCACGATCTTCTCCGGCAACAACAAGATGCGCATCTTCCAGGAAGAGATTTTTGGGCCGGTGGTGGCGGTGACGTCGTTCAGCGACTTCGCCGACGCGATGGGTATCGCCAACGACACCCTCTACGGTCTGGGCGCCGGGGTGTGGAGCCGTGACGGCAACACCGCCTACCGAGCCGGGCGTGAGATCAAGGCTGGCCGGGTGTGGGTGAACTGCTACCACGCCTACCCGCCGCACGCGGCGTTCGGCGGCTACAAGCAGTCCGGATTCGGCCGCGAAACCCACAAGATGGCGCTCGAGCACTACCAGCAGACCAAGAACCTGCTGGTGTCCTACGCGGACAAGGCGCAGGGCTTCTTCTGA
- a CDS encoding prolyl oligopeptidase family serine peptidase yields MASMTAEVAAPANREQDDPYLWLEDVTGDKALDWVRARNEPTLTEFCDDDFERMRTEAREVLDTDARIPYVRRRGEYLYNFWRDARNPRGLWRRTTLDSYRTNSPDWDVLIDVDALGRADGQKWVWAGATVLDPEFTRALVKLSRGGSDAVIVREFDMATRRFIDAGADGFTLAEAKSDIGWADPDTVLVGTDFGPGSLTESGYPRIVKRWRRGTPVEEAEIVFEGTRSDVSVSASVDRTPGFQRCFAGRSIDFWNSEIYEVRGSELLRVDVPTDASVSVHREWLLIELRSDWTVAADTYRAGSLLAAKYDEFLSGTRDLRVVFEPDEHTCLHQSAWTRDRLLLVTLADVVSRVEMVTPETWRREVVAGIPPATNTVVVAADDTGEEFFLDSSGFDTPSRLLRGTDARQLEQIKSAPAFFDAENLDVQQYFVPSRDGTLIPYFVVRSRDAAQPGPTLLGGYGGFESSRTPGYSGVLGRLWLARGGTYAMANIRGGGEYGPGWHTQAMRENRHKVDEDFAAVADDLVARGITTVGQLGAQGGSNGGLLMGIMLTKYPEKFGALVCDVPLLDMKRYHLLLAGASWVAEYGDPDNPDDWEFISKYSPYQNISASRRYPPVLFTTSTRDDRVHPGHARKMVAALQAAGHPVWLYENIEGGHAGAADNEQAAFKAALSYSFLWRTLGGQA; encoded by the coding sequence ATGGCTTCCATGACAGCAGAGGTTGCCGCACCCGCGAATCGCGAGCAAGACGACCCCTACCTATGGCTGGAGGATGTCACCGGCGACAAAGCGCTGGATTGGGTACGGGCACGCAACGAACCCACCCTGACCGAGTTCTGCGACGACGACTTCGAGCGGATGCGCACCGAGGCGCGGGAAGTTCTCGACACCGATGCCCGGATCCCCTACGTCCGTCGCCGGGGTGAGTACCTGTACAACTTCTGGCGCGATGCGCGCAACCCCCGCGGGCTGTGGCGGCGCACCACGCTGGACAGCTACCGCACCAACTCGCCCGACTGGGACGTGCTGATCGACGTGGACGCCCTGGGTCGCGCCGACGGACAGAAGTGGGTGTGGGCCGGTGCCACAGTGCTCGACCCGGAGTTCACCCGCGCGCTGGTCAAGCTGTCGCGCGGCGGCTCGGATGCGGTGATCGTGCGCGAATTCGACATGGCAACACGGCGGTTCATTGACGCCGGGGCCGACGGCTTCACGCTTGCCGAGGCCAAGTCCGACATCGGGTGGGCCGATCCGGACACGGTATTGGTGGGCACCGACTTCGGTCCCGGCTCGCTGACCGAATCCGGTTATCCGCGGATCGTCAAACGGTGGCGCCGCGGCACCCCCGTCGAGGAGGCCGAGATCGTCTTCGAGGGAACGCGCAGCGACGTCAGCGTGTCGGCCAGCGTCGACCGCACCCCGGGCTTTCAACGCTGCTTCGCCGGCCGCTCGATCGATTTCTGGAATTCCGAGATCTACGAAGTCCGCGGCTCGGAGTTGCTCCGCGTCGATGTTCCCACCGACGCGAGCGTGTCGGTACACCGTGAGTGGTTGCTGATCGAGTTGCGCAGCGATTGGACCGTTGCCGCCGACACCTACCGAGCCGGCTCCCTGCTGGCCGCCAAGTATGACGAATTCCTCAGCGGTACAAGAGATCTACGGGTCGTGTTTGAACCCGACGAGCACACTTGCCTGCATCAGAGCGCGTGGACCCGGGACCGACTCTTGCTGGTGACGTTGGCCGATGTGGTCAGCCGGGTCGAAATGGTCACGCCCGAAACGTGGCGGCGCGAAGTCGTTGCCGGGATACCCCCGGCGACCAACACGGTCGTCGTTGCCGCCGACGACACCGGTGAAGAGTTCTTCCTGGATTCAAGCGGATTCGACACCCCATCGCGGCTGTTGCGTGGCACCGATGCCCGCCAACTCGAGCAGATCAAGTCCGCTCCGGCGTTTTTCGACGCCGAGAACCTGGATGTGCAGCAGTATTTCGTGCCGTCCAGGGACGGAACCTTGATCCCGTATTTCGTGGTGCGTTCGCGAGACGCCGCCCAGCCCGGGCCCACCCTGCTTGGCGGCTACGGGGGTTTCGAGTCCTCCCGGACACCCGGCTACAGCGGGGTGTTGGGCCGGCTGTGGCTGGCCCGTGGCGGCACCTATGCGATGGCCAACATCCGCGGCGGCGGCGAATACGGGCCGGGCTGGCATACCCAGGCGATGCGGGAGAACCGGCACAAGGTCGACGAGGATTTCGCCGCGGTGGCAGACGATCTGGTAGCACGCGGCATCACGACGGTGGGGCAGCTCGGAGCGCAGGGCGGCAGCAACGGCGGACTGCTGATGGGCATCATGCTGACCAAATATCCGGAGAAGTTCGGTGCCCTGGTCTGCGATGTGCCGCTGCTGGACATGAAGCGCTACCACCTGTTGCTGGCCGGCGCGTCGTGGGTCGCCGAGTACGGTGACCCGGACAACCCGGATGACTGGGAATTCATCTCCAAATATTCTCCGTACCAGAACATTTCGGCGAGCCGCCGGTACCCGCCGGTGCTGTTCACCACGTCGACGCGCGACGACCGAGTGCATCCTGGGCACGCCCGCAAGATGGTGGCCGCGCTGCAGGCGGCCGGCCACCCGGTGTGGTTGTACGAGAACATCGAGGGCGGACATGCCGGCGCGGCCGACAACGAGCAGGCCGCGTTCAAGGCGGCCCTGAGCTATTCGTTCCTGTGGCGCACCCTGGGAGGCCAAGCGTGA
- a CDS encoding crotonase/enoyl-CoA hydratase family protein has product MPASTSRTGSGFQTLLYRTTGPVATITLNRPEHLNTIVPPMPDEIEAAIGLAERDQAIKVIVLRGAGRAFSGGYDFGGGFQHWGESMMTGGKWDPGKDFAMVSARETGPTQKFMAIWRASKPVIAQVHGWCVGGASDYALCADIVVASEDAVIGTPYSRMWGAYLTGMWLYRLSLAKAKWHSLTGRPLTGVQAAEIELINEAVPFDRLEARVAEIAAELAQIPLSQLQAQKLIVNQAYENMGLASTQTLGGILDGLMRNTPEALDFIHTAETQGVRAAVQRRDGPFGDYSQAPPQLRPDPSHVIAPDGDS; this is encoded by the coding sequence ATGCCAGCATCCACGTCGCGTACCGGGTCCGGCTTCCAGACCCTGCTCTACCGGACCACCGGACCGGTCGCCACCATCACCCTGAACCGCCCCGAGCACCTCAACACGATCGTCCCGCCGATGCCCGACGAGATCGAGGCCGCGATCGGCTTGGCCGAGCGGGACCAGGCGATCAAGGTCATCGTGCTGCGCGGCGCAGGGCGCGCCTTCTCCGGCGGCTACGACTTTGGTGGCGGCTTCCAGCACTGGGGCGAGTCCATGATGACCGGCGGCAAGTGGGATCCCGGCAAGGACTTTGCGATGGTCAGCGCCCGCGAGACCGGACCGACGCAGAAGTTCATGGCAATCTGGCGGGCATCCAAGCCGGTGATTGCCCAAGTGCACGGCTGGTGCGTCGGCGGCGCCAGTGACTACGCGCTGTGCGCCGACATCGTGGTCGCCAGCGAAGACGCGGTGATAGGGACGCCGTACAGCCGGATGTGGGGGGCCTATCTGACCGGCATGTGGCTGTACCGGCTGAGCCTGGCCAAGGCCAAGTGGCATTCGCTGACGGGCCGGCCGTTGACCGGCGTGCAGGCCGCCGAGATCGAGTTGATCAACGAGGCGGTGCCGTTCGACCGGCTGGAGGCTCGCGTCGCCGAGATCGCCGCCGAGCTAGCGCAGATTCCGTTGTCGCAGTTGCAGGCGCAGAAACTGATCGTCAACCAGGCCTACGAGAACATGGGGTTGGCTTCCACCCAGACGCTGGGCGGCATTCTCGACGGCCTGATGCGCAACACCCCGGAGGCCCTGGACTTCATCCACACCGCCGAAACTCAGGGGGTGCGGGCGGCCGTGCAGCGGCGCGACGGCCCCTTCGGCGACTACAGCCAGGCACCACCCCAGCTGCGCCCCGATCCGTCGCACGTCATCGCCCCTGATGGCGATAGCTAA
- a CDS encoding DUF5078 domain-containing protein, translated as MSRLSSFLRAGAVSVALAMAAVAFPQTAVADSTEDFPIPRRMINTTCDAEQILAATRDTSPVYYQRYMIDFNNHPNVQQATIDKAHWFFSLAPQDRRGYSENFYAPVSDPLWVAWPNHMKIFFNNKGVVAKSTDICTQYPPGDMSVWNWA; from the coding sequence ATGTCTCGGCTCAGTTCCTTCCTGCGCGCAGGCGCTGTCTCCGTTGCCCTCGCTATGGCCGCTGTGGCCTTCCCGCAGACCGCGGTCGCCGACTCCACGGAAGACTTCCCCATCCCCCGGCGGATGATCAACACGACCTGCGACGCCGAGCAGATCCTCGCGGCTACCCGCGACACCAGCCCGGTGTACTACCAGCGGTACATGATCGACTTCAACAACCACCCGAACGTCCAGCAGGCGACGATCGACAAGGCGCACTGGTTCTTCTCCCTGGCGCCGCAGGACCGCCGCGGCTATTCGGAGAACTTCTACGCCCCGGTCTCCGACCCGCTGTGGGTGGCCTGGCCCAACCACATGAAGATCTTCTTCAACAACAAGGGCGTCGTCGCCAAGTCCACCGACATTTGCACGCAGTACCCGCCCGGGGACATGTCCGTCTGGAACTGGGCCTAG
- a CDS encoding TetR family transcriptional regulator, with product MRYAPFVAQLTFQRARTEENKRRRSAALVEAARSVARETGVASVTLTAVAGRAGIHYSAVRRYFTSHKEVLLHLAAEGWVRWSGAVCEELAEPGPMSPARVAEALASGLAADPLFCDLLANLHLHLEHEVEVERVLDIRQTISAAALALADAIEGALPGLGRSGAFDSLIAAYSLAAAFWQIANPPQRLADQPGSIPPEWNIDFPSALTRVLTATCIGLLAESPSAAKDSVRAHPGRSPHRTADSN from the coding sequence GTGCGTTACGCTCCGTTCGTGGCGCAACTCACGTTTCAACGCGCCCGCACGGAGGAAAACAAGCGCCGCCGGTCGGCGGCACTCGTGGAGGCCGCGCGCTCGGTGGCACGCGAAACCGGTGTCGCGTCGGTAACGCTAACCGCCGTCGCCGGGCGCGCCGGGATTCACTACTCGGCGGTGCGCCGTTACTTCACCTCACACAAGGAAGTTCTGTTGCATCTGGCCGCCGAAGGTTGGGTGCGATGGTCGGGTGCGGTGTGCGAGGAGCTGGCCGAGCCGGGCCCGATGTCGCCGGCGCGCGTCGCCGAGGCGTTGGCCAGCGGGCTGGCCGCCGACCCGTTGTTCTGTGATCTGCTCGCTAACCTGCACCTGCATCTCGAGCATGAGGTCGAGGTCGAACGAGTCCTCGACATCCGGCAGACGATCTCGGCCGCCGCGCTGGCATTGGCCGACGCCATCGAAGGTGCGCTGCCCGGCCTCGGCCGCTCCGGCGCATTCGACAGCTTGATCGCCGCCTATTCGTTGGCTGCCGCGTTCTGGCAGATCGCCAATCCGCCGCAGCGGCTTGCCGACCAGCCGGGGTCCATCCCGCCCGAGTGGAACATCGATTTTCCCTCCGCTCTTACCCGGGTACTCACTGCCACCTGCATTGGTCTGCTAGCCGAATCGCCCTCAGCGGCCAAGGATTCGGTACGTGCACATCCGGGGCGGTCACCGCACCGCACTGCTGACAGCAATTAG
- a CDS encoding MmpS family transport accessory protein, translating to MSRLWIPLVVTTVLVVGGLVVYRVHSHFGPRAPESYAGGNLAGAQLLKPKSMVYEIFGTTGTLADISYFDVNSDPQRLDRTPLPWSLRITMTKPGALGDLIAQGNSDSIGCRITIDGEVKAERISHEVNAYTFCLVKSA from the coding sequence ATGTCGCGGCTGTGGATTCCGTTGGTCGTCACAACGGTGCTCGTCGTCGGCGGCCTCGTGGTGTACCGCGTCCACAGTCACTTCGGCCCGCGGGCGCCGGAGTCGTACGCCGGTGGCAATCTCGCTGGTGCCCAGCTGCTCAAGCCCAAGTCGATGGTTTACGAGATTTTCGGTACGACCGGAACACTGGCCGACATCAGCTATTTCGACGTCAACTCCGATCCCCAGCGCCTTGATAGGACGCCGCTACCGTGGTCGTTGCGCATCACGATGACCAAGCCGGGCGCGCTGGGAGACCTTATCGCGCAAGGTAATAGCGACAGCATCGGCTGCCGGATCACAATCGACGGCGAGGTCAAAGCCGAGCGCATTTCCCACGAGGTCAACGCCTATACCTTCTGCCTGGTGAAGTCCGCGTGA
- a CDS encoding MMPL/RND family transporter — translation MPRERPRVARMIHRFAVPIILGWVALVVVLSVSVPSLEEVGQERAVALSPSDAPSYEAMRRIGKVFHEGDSDNSAMIVLEGKDPLGNDAHKYYDRLVAKLRAETRYVRSVPDLWGDPLTASGVQSNDGKAAYVEVNLAGDRGERLASESIESVRKIVNGMTAPAGVTVWITGASVIATDMHQSGDQSMLKMIVASVVVITIVLLLVYRSIVTVVLLLMTVGVETIAARAAVAVLGHNTSIGLTTFAVSLLTSLAIAAGTDYGIFLIGRYQEARQSGEDPETAFYTTYRGTAHVIAGSGLTIVGATFCLAFARLPYFNTMGLPCAVGMIVAVVVALTLGPAVLTVGSRFGLFDPKRAIEPRRWRRVGTVVVRWPLPILAASCAVALIGLVTLPGYTASYNDRAFLPTTLPANQGFAAADRHFSQARLKPEILLIEADHDLRNPTDSLVLDRLAKGIFRVPGIARVQGITRPDGTTMDHTSIPFQLSMQNASQLQTMKYQRDRMNDLLTEADDLQQSIDAMQRVYAITAQIATATHDMNGVTHEMVDVTNQLRDNIANFEDFWRPIRSYFYWDKHCYDIPLCTSLGSVFNALDGVDQITEKLTALSGDVSDLDRLMPQLLAQIPTMISTMVNMRTTILTMHSTMSGIFAQMDEMSQDAMAMGHAFDASKNDDSFYLPPEVFSNKNFQRAMRTFLSPNGHAARFIILHRSDPATAAGIASIDAIRMAAQESLKGTPLEDAKIYLAGTAAVFKDISDGANYDLIIAGVCALCLIFVIMLILTRAFVAAAVIVGTVAFSLGASFGLSVLVWQHLLGFQLHWSVLAMSVIVLLAVGSDYNLLLVSRFRQEIHAGLKTGIIRSMGGTGRVVTNAGLVFAFTMASMVVSDLRVIGQLGTTIGLGLLFDTLIVRAFITPAIAALLGRWFWWPLRVRSRPRPVPGPPATLDVVRALPRTADAVTV, via the coding sequence ATGCCACGAGAGCGTCCGCGTGTGGCCAGGATGATCCACCGGTTTGCGGTACCCATCATCTTGGGTTGGGTCGCATTGGTTGTCGTCCTGAGCGTCTCGGTTCCATCCCTCGAAGAGGTCGGCCAGGAACGTGCCGTCGCCCTGAGCCCCAGCGATGCACCGTCTTACGAGGCGATGCGGCGCATCGGCAAGGTCTTCCACGAGGGCGACTCCGACAATTCGGCGATGATCGTGCTCGAGGGCAAGGACCCCCTCGGGAACGACGCCCACAAGTACTACGACCGATTGGTCGCTAAGCTGCGCGCCGAAACCCGATATGTGCGAAGCGTTCCAGACTTGTGGGGCGATCCGCTAACCGCCTCGGGCGTACAGAGTAACGACGGTAAAGCCGCCTACGTCGAGGTGAATCTCGCCGGAGATCGCGGCGAGCGATTGGCCAGCGAATCCATCGAGTCGGTCCGCAAGATCGTCAACGGCATGACCGCACCGGCCGGCGTCACCGTATGGATCACCGGCGCATCGGTGATCGCTACCGACATGCATCAAAGCGGCGACCAGTCGATGCTGAAGATGATCGTCGCCAGCGTCGTGGTGATTACCATTGTGTTGCTGCTCGTCTACCGCTCCATCGTCACCGTCGTGCTGCTGCTGATGACGGTCGGTGTCGAAACAATTGCGGCCCGTGCGGCCGTCGCGGTGCTCGGGCACAACACTTCGATCGGGCTCACCACGTTCGCGGTCAGCCTGCTCACGTCGCTGGCCATCGCCGCCGGAACCGACTACGGGATATTTCTCATCGGACGCTACCAAGAGGCCCGGCAGTCCGGCGAAGACCCCGAAACCGCTTTCTACACAACCTATCGCGGCACCGCTCACGTGATCGCCGGTTCCGGCCTGACGATTGTCGGGGCCACTTTTTGCCTGGCCTTCGCTCGACTTCCGTATTTCAACACCATGGGCCTGCCCTGCGCGGTGGGCATGATCGTCGCGGTCGTCGTCGCACTCACGCTGGGGCCGGCCGTCTTGACCGTCGGCAGCCGGTTCGGGTTGTTCGACCCGAAAAGAGCAATCGAACCTCGCCGATGGCGACGGGTGGGCACCGTGGTGGTGCGCTGGCCGCTACCGATTCTCGCCGCGTCCTGCGCGGTGGCCCTCATCGGCTTGGTCACGCTGCCCGGGTACACCGCCAGCTACAACGACCGCGCGTTTCTGCCGACGACCCTGCCCGCCAACCAAGGATTCGCGGCGGCCGACCGCCATTTCTCCCAGGCCCGGCTCAAGCCCGAAATTTTGCTGATCGAGGCGGATCATGATCTGCGCAACCCTACCGACTCACTGGTATTGGACAGACTGGCCAAGGGCATCTTCCGGGTTCCGGGAATTGCTCGGGTACAAGGCATTACAAGGCCCGACGGAACAACGATGGACCATACCTCGATACCGTTTCAGCTGAGCATGCAAAACGCCAGCCAGCTGCAAACCATGAAGTACCAGCGGGACCGGATGAACGACCTCTTGACGGAAGCCGACGATCTACAGCAATCCATCGATGCCATGCAGCGGGTGTATGCCATTACCGCCCAGATTGCGACGGCGACCCACGACATGAACGGCGTCACCCACGAAATGGTGGACGTCACCAACCAATTGCGGGACAACATCGCGAATTTCGAAGATTTCTGGCGTCCCATCCGCAGCTACTTCTACTGGGACAAGCACTGTTACGACATTCCGCTGTGCACGTCGCTGGGATCAGTGTTCAACGCGCTCGACGGTGTCGACCAGATCACCGAGAAATTAACTGCTCTTTCCGGTGACGTGTCTGATCTGGACCGGTTGATGCCGCAGCTGCTCGCCCAGATACCCACGATGATCAGCACCATGGTGAACATGCGGACCACCATCCTGACCATGCACAGCACCATGTCCGGGATCTTCGCTCAGATGGACGAGATGAGCCAAGACGCGATGGCCATGGGGCATGCTTTTGACGCCTCCAAGAACGACGACTCGTTCTATCTACCACCGGAGGTGTTCTCCAACAAGAACTTTCAGCGCGCGATGAGGACGTTCCTGTCGCCCAACGGTCACGCGGCCCGCTTCATCATTTTGCATCGCAGCGACCCCGCCACAGCCGCGGGGATCGCGAGCATCGACGCGATACGCATGGCGGCGCAGGAGTCGTTGAAGGGAACGCCGCTCGAGGATGCCAAGATCTACCTGGCGGGCACGGCCGCGGTCTTCAAAGACATTTCCGATGGCGCCAACTACGACCTGATAATCGCCGGAGTATGTGCGCTCTGCCTCATTTTCGTCATCATGCTCATCCTCACCCGGGCATTCGTCGCCGCCGCCGTCATCGTGGGCACCGTGGCGTTTTCCCTCGGCGCTTCCTTCGGCCTGTCCGTCTTGGTCTGGCAGCATCTCCTGGGCTTCCAACTGCATTGGTCGGTGCTCGCTATGTCGGTGATTGTGTTGCTGGCCGTGGGCTCGGACTACAACCTGCTGCTGGTGTCCCGATTCCGACAGGAGATCCATGCCGGGCTGAAAACCGGCATCATCCGTTCGATGGGCGGTACCGGCAGGGTGGTCACCAACGCCGGCCTGGTGTTCGCCTTCACGATGGCGTCCATGGTCGTCAGCGATCTGCGCGTGATCGGCCAACTGGGCACGACCATCGGTCTGGGCCTGCTGTTCGACACGCTGATCGTGCGCGCGTTCATCACTCCCGCCATCGCCGCCCTGCTGGGGCGCTGGTTCTGGTGGCCGCTTCGCGTTCGCTCCCGCCCGCGCCCGGTTCCCGGTCCGCCGGCAACGCTGGATGTCGTGCGTGCGCTACCCCGGACGGCAGACGCGGTTACCGTGTAA